The DNA sequence CAACTGGATAAAAGAATATTACAAATAAACTAATTTGATATGCAATATTGTGTCATAGAAATTCACACACAAACAGCAACCTTCAGAAACCCAGAGTTTCAGAATTTCCATAAATCTTTATTGCTGCCCCCGCCAACAACACTGATTGGTGTGGCGGGGGCGGCATTAGGCTTTAGTCCTAAAGCTGCTCAGGCTTATTTTGAAGAAGATACTTTTTGGATAGGTGTATATGGTACTTCAAGAGGACAAACCAAAGACTTATGGAAGTACAAAACTTTGTCGAATGAAGAAGGTAAAGAAAGTAGTATTGTCCTGAAGGAAATCCTTTATGACAATCACTTTTTCTTGGTGTATGGTTGTGAAAATGCAGACAAGGTAAAAGAAATAGAACAAGCCTTTTTGAGTCCTGTATATGCCCTTAGTTTGGGGAATAATGACTCTGTGGCTAAAGTGATAAAGACACAACTTTACGAAGAAGTTGCCACTTCAAGACTCATAGAAAACTGCCTGATAGAAGGCGATATTATAGATGAAGTACTATCTAATGTAGAAAAAGATATGAATTTCTCTATCTATTCAACTTCTGAGCCTATCGTATTTGATTTGCCAACAAGCTTTATGTATGAAACTGATTATGGTATAAGGAGAGTAGTTGCACGCCAGCAAATTTCTTTTATAGGAAATGCTATGAAGTTGAATATAGATAAGCAAGGTATCTTTTATAAAGACAAATTTATTCCTGTATTTCCATTAAAAACTCTAAATTATGCTGGATAATATTTTAGCAAAGTCTGACCCAAAAGAAAGTTTGGTAGAACATACTACCAATGTAGTAGTTCAGTGGCAATACTTAAAAAAAAGATATGAGAAAGTACTTAATCAATCCGATGATTTTTGGAGCAAGTCGTATCTTTCTGCTCTTTTTCACGATTTTGGAAAAGTAGCTGATAACTTTCAAGATGTAATGCATGCGAAAAAAAAATACGATACAAACTACATACGCCACGAGTTTTTATCAGGAATGATTTTATTGGCATATAATATTTCTGAATATCAAAAAGAACCTAATAGCTTGTTTGCAGTATTTAGTCATCATAAGCCTTTGACCGACGAATTGTTTAGAGAACAAGATAGTAAAGCAGATATACGTATTGATGAGAACAACCTGAAAAATCTATTTGTTTGGTTCAATCAGCAACTAAAAAATCATCATTTAAAAGAATTACCTGCGGATTTAGGAAAGAATATATTAAAGCAATTTCAAAAAAATGATGATGGAATCAATTTTCTGTACTATAAATTTACAAAATTTTTTGATAATTTTCGTAAAAATATAGGAATTAATGCTTTCCATACTCGCAAAGAATACATTTTATATAAAGCATTGCTTAATATTGCTGATTGGACAGCATCGGCTCATCAAGAATTACCAAAAGGATTAATATTTACGCAAGATTTTCTAAGAGATAAAATTGTTGAAAAATTACGAGAGGATGGAAAGATACAAATTGCCAATAAATTTAATTTTAGACGATTTCAACTAGAAAGCATTAGGCAAGGCTCTGTATTAGCTATTGCCCCTACTGGAAGTGGAAAAACCGAAGCAGCTTTACTATGGGCTTCCCAAAAAAAAGAATTTGAGAAAATTATTTACCTTCTTCCCACAAGGGTAACTTCTAATGCTATCTATCAAAGATTGATTAGCTACTTTCACAAAAGCAACTGTGCTGTCGTTCACTCGTCAGCATTTCTATTCAGAAAAAATTTAGAAGATGGCTTTAGTAAAGGGGATTATCTAAAAGATAAGACTTTTTTTAAGAATGTGAGTGTTTGTACCATCGACCAAGTGCTTACACAGGGCTTTAATTTAGGCTTTTGGGAAATAAAAACCTTTCATTTATTGAAGGCAAAGGTTATTATAGATGAAGTACACTTGTACGAACCTTATACGTTGGGTTTGCTCATAGCCACCATCAAATACTTGAAGAAAGAGTTTGAAACAGAGTTTTATATAATGACGGCTACAATGCCCAAACAGCTTCAAAATTTGCTTCAAAAAACTTTAGATATTTCAGATGAAGGAATAATCAAAGATTCAGAATTGCTTGAACAAGCCCGTAATACTTTTGAGGTTAGAGATGCTTTGATAGATGAATTGGATAGCGAAATAAAATCTGAGTTGTCACAGAAAAAGAAAGTGCTGCTGGTAGTAAACACGGTTGATGAAGCTATTAGATTGTACGAAAAATATAAGAATTCGTGTGAAAATGTAATTTGTTTTCACTCACGTTTCATACAAAAAGACCGTTTGGAGAAGGAAGCAAGAATTCTTGAATTAGAAAAATCAAATGAGCAAGTACTTTTAATAGCTACACAAGTTGTAGAGGTTTCTTTGGATATTGATTTTGATGTTCTATTTACCGAAAACGCCCCCATAGATGCTATTATCCAAAGAGCAGGTAGAGTAAATAGGAAAAGACTCAAGGATTATTCAAAGGTAGTCGTATTCAAACATCAAAGTATTACAGAGGAAGCTATCTATAACAAGGAGAACTTTTTGAGTCGTACTTTTGATGAACTAAAGAAACTACACGGAAAAAAACTCACAGAAGCCCAACTGATTGAGCTTGTAGAAAAAGTTTATGAAAACTACAATATCAACGAAGATAAGTATTACAAAAAAGGTTTGGAAGCTTATCAAAAAATTCAAAGAGATAATCTTCATTTTATCAAAGATAATCTAGGCTTGGAGGAATCTTACACTCGTGAAGGTTTGGATAGTGAAAATATAATACCTGATGTATTCCAAGAAAAGTTGGTAGGTGCATCAATATTTGAAAAGTCAAGGTATGAACTTGCCATCACAAGAAAAAGAATGTTATCAGGTAAAATAATAAAAGACACGGAGCATCAATGGATAAAATATTTTGAATGTGATTATGATGAGCATACAGGTTTGAAATTTAAGAAAAAAGCAGGTAACCAAAGTACAATCCTATGACCCAAATCTCCACCACCCTGATTCGGTTTCCCGAAATCAAATTACCGACTTCGGCAGCGCAGCAGCTAAGAGGTTATTTTGGTAATTTGTTCAAAGAGCAATCTCCTTTGTTGCACAACCACTACGAAGATGGCAAAAGCATCTATCGCTATCCTTTGGTACAATACAAGGTGATAGACAAAGTGCCCACGCTGCTGGGCATTAATGAGGGGGCGCAACTATTGGTACAACTTTTTCTGAAAATCAAAGAAATAGACCTATCGGGCAGGAAATACCTCATACAAAGCAAAAATATTGAAGCGCTCACAAGCCCCCTCGAAGTAAAAAATGAAGAGCTTTTTCAGTATAAGTTCAAAACACTGTGGTTGGGACTCAATCAGGAGAACCATAAAATCTACAAAAATCTACAAGACGACAAAGAGAAGCAAAAGCTGTTGGAAAAGATTCTGACAGCCAACCTTATCTCGCTTTCCAAAGGGCTGGGCTATACGGTCAAGGATAAAATTATGGTCAAATCGCAACTTTTGGAGAAAAGCACCAAGTTTAAAGGCGAAGAAATGCTGGCTTTTTCGGGGCAGTTTATTTGTAATATGCAAATTCCCAAGCTTTTGGGCATTGGCAAGGCAGTATCCAGAGGCTATGGGGCGGTGATACAGGTATAAAAAGAAGGCTTATGGAACTCATCATCAACTCTTATGGAGCTTACCTGCACGTCAAAGAGCAGATGTTTGAGGTAAGGCTCAAGCCCAAAGGGGAAACACAGCCGCAGATACACCATTTTGCCGTACACAAAGTCAAGAGTATATTGATGGCTGTGGGCACAGCCTTGAGTACAGATGCTATCAAACTAGCGATGTATCATAATATCGATATTGTATTTTTGGAACACAATGGCCATCCGCTAGGGCGTGTTTGGCATAGTAAGCTAGGCAGCACCACCAAAATCCGAAAGAAACAACTAGAGGCGAGCCTATCACCTAGAGCTATCGACTTTGTAAAGCACTGGGTGGGGCACAAAGTCGAAAATCAGTTGCTATTTGTCAAGGGTTTGGGTAAACACCGCGCCCAACATCTACCTTACCTACAAGAAAAAATAGACAAACTCAGCGCACTCAAAACCGCCATAATGGCGCTAGAGGGCACAATGGTAGCCCATATAGCTGATACCTTGCGTGGGCTGGAGGGCACAGCCGGAAGATTGTATTTTGAAACCCTGAGCTTTGTGTTGCCCAAAGCCTATCGGTTTGAAGGTCGAAGCAGCCGACCTGCAAAAGATGCCTTCAATGCCTTGCTCAATTATGCCTATGGGGTGCTCTATTCCCGTGTGGAGCGAGCGCTCATCATTGCCGGGCTTGACCCATATGTAGGCTTTTTGCATCGGGATGATTACAATCAGCTCAGTTTTGTATTCGATTTTATTGAGCCGTTCAGAACCTTTGCCGACAAAACCGTCTTCAGGCTTATGGCCGCTAAGAAAATCAATAAATCGCATACCGATGACATCACCAACGGTGTATCACTCAACAAGGAGGGGAAGGCGCTGTTGATGCAAGCTTTTGGGGAATATCTCGACCAAGATACAATCCGTTATCGTGGCCGCAACCAGACACGTGGCAATATCATTCAGCTCGAAGCCCACCGATTTGCACAAATACTACTCGAGACAACTGATTTTGAACCCCAAAACACATCCCAACGATGATTTTATGGATTCTGTATGATATTGAAAATGACCGCGCCCGTACCAAGGTAGCCACAGCCTGCAAACAAGCAGGGCTACATAGAGTACAGTATTCTTGCTTTTTGGGCGAAATAGAGGCCGACATGCGTGATACTTTGGGTCTCAAAATAAGGGCGCTCATAGACGAAGACAAAGATAAGGTATACCTCTTTGCTATGAATCAAACGCAACTACAACAGTGTCAGATGCTTGGACAGGCTTTTGATAAAAAACTGATTACAGACCAAATAAAGATACTCTTCTTATGAAATCCTCAGACACCCCCACTATCAGCCTGACTCCCTCACACATCATAGAATACTTATACTGCCCAAGGTTCACTTATTTTGAATATGTATTGGCGATTCCGCAGTATGAAACCAAAAACTACAAGGTAATGCGCGGAAGAGCGCTACACGACCAAAAGCTTGAAAACAACAAAGCATACTTGCGAAAAAGAGTTGGTGCTATAGACAAATACCTCGACCAATACCTGACCAACGCCTTTGTGCGTGGACGGGTAGACGAAGTGTTGTTGTTGGCTGACCACACGATGGCTCCCTTAGATTACAAGTTTGCGCTATACCACGATAAGGTATACCATACATACCTCACACAACTATACTGCTATGCTTGGCTGATAGAGGATAATTTTGAGTACGAAGTTGAGAAGGGGTTTCTAGTATATACCAGAAGCCAAAACAAGCTAGTGGAGGTGCCCATCAAAACTAATGACAAAAAATTGGTTGCTAAAGCCGCACAGGCCATTGGCGATATTATAGCCAACAATAGTTTTCCAAAACCTACCAAATATCGAAAAAAATGTTTAAATTGCACTTACCGAAATATATGCGTTCGATAATACGCACGAATACCACCCACTAATTTATTTCTATCGCTTCGATTTTCAATTATAAACCCCTCATTACAAATGAGTTATGAATTCGGAAAACCCCCTAAAGACAGTCTCAAACAAGGCTTAAAGCCCAACATCGGCTCGAGTTTAGGCTTACCTAAAAACACACAAACCTCTGATAATNNNNNNNNNNNNNNNNNNNNNNNNNNNNNNNNNNNNNNNNNNNNNNNNNNNNNNNNNNNNNNNNNNNNNNNNNNNNNNNNNNNNNNNNNNNNNNNNNNNNNNNNNNNNNNNNNNNNNNNNNNNNNNNNNNNNNNNNNNNNNNNNNNNNNNNNNNNNNNNNNNNNNNNNNNNNNNNNNNNNNNNNNNNNNNNNNNNNNNNNNNNNNNNNNNNNNNNNNNNNNNNNNNNNNNNNNNNNNNNNNNNNNNNNNNNNNNNNNNNNNNNNNNNNNNNNNNNNNNNNNNNNNNNNNNNNNNNNNNNNNNNNNNNNNNNNNNNNNNNNNNNNNNNNNNNNNNNNNNNNNNNNNNNNNNNNNNNNNNNNNNNNNNNNNNNNNNNNNNNNNNNNNNNNNNNNNNNNNNNNNNNNNNNNNNNNNNNNNNNNNNNNNNNNNNNNNNNNNNNNNNNNNNNNNNNNNNNNNNNNNNNNNNNNNNNNNNNNNNNNNNNNNNNNNNNNNNNNNNNNNNNNNNNNNNNNNNNNNNNNNNNNNNNNNNNNNNNNNNNNNNNNNNNNNNNNNNNNNNNNNNNNNNNNNNNNNNNNNNNNNNNNNNNNNNNNNNNNNNNNNNNNNNNN is a window from the Eisenibacter elegans DSM 3317 genome containing:
- the cas2 gene encoding CRISPR-associated endonuclease Cas2, encoding MILWILYDIENDRARTKVATACKQAGLHRVQYSCFLGEIEADMRDTLGLKIRALIDEDKDKVYLFAMNQTQLQQCQMLGQAFDKKLITDQIKILFL
- the cas4 gene encoding CRISPR-associated protein Cas4, with amino-acid sequence MKSSDTPTISLTPSHIIEYLYCPRFTYFEYVLAIPQYETKNYKVMRGRALHDQKLENNKAYLRKRVGAIDKYLDQYLTNAFVRGRVDEVLLLADHTMAPLDYKFALYHDKVYHTYLTQLYCYAWLIEDNFEYEVEKGFLVYTRSQNKLVEVPIKTNDKKLVAKAAQAIGDIIANNSFPKPTKYRKKCLNCTYRNICVR
- the cas1 gene encoding CRISPR-associated endonuclease Cas1, producing MELIINSYGAYLHVKEQMFEVRLKPKGETQPQIHHFAVHKVKSILMAVGTALSTDAIKLAMYHNIDIVFLEHNGHPLGRVWHSKLGSTTKIRKKQLEASLSPRAIDFVKHWVGHKVENQLLFVKGLGKHRAQHLPYLQEKIDKLSALKTAIMALEGTMVAHIADTLRGLEGTAGRLYFETLSFVLPKAYRFEGRSSRPAKDAFNALLNYAYGVLYSRVERALIIAGLDPYVGFLHRDDYNQLSFVFDFIEPFRTFADKTVFRLMAAKKINKSHTDDITNGVSLNKEGKALLMQAFGEYLDQDTIRYRGRNQTRGNIIQLEAHRFAQILLETTDFEPQNTSQR
- a CDS encoding CRISPR-associated endonuclease Cas6, whose product is MTQISTTLIRFPEIKLPTSAAQQLRGYFGNLFKEQSPLLHNHYEDGKSIYRYPLVQYKVIDKVPTLLGINEGAQLLVQLFLKIKEIDLSGRKYLIQSKNIEALTSPLEVKNEELFQYKFKTLWLGLNQENHKIYKNLQDDKEKQKLLEKILTANLISLSKGLGYTVKDKIMVKSQLLEKSTKFKGEEMLAFSGQFICNMQIPKLLGIGKAVSRGYGAVIQV
- the cas5 gene encoding CRISPR-associated protein Cas5: MQYCVIEIHTQTATFRNPEFQNFHKSLLLPPPTTLIGVAGAALGFSPKAAQAYFEEDTFWIGVYGTSRGQTKDLWKYKTLSNEEGKESSIVLKEILYDNHFFLVYGCENADKVKEIEQAFLSPVYALSLGNNDSVAKVIKTQLYEEVATSRLIENCLIEGDIIDEVLSNVEKDMNFSIYSTSEPIVFDLPTSFMYETDYGIRRVVARQQISFIGNAMKLNIDKQGIFYKDKFIPVFPLKTLNYAG
- a CDS encoding CRISPR-associated helicase/endonuclease Cas3, which codes for MLDNILAKSDPKESLVEHTTNVVVQWQYLKKRYEKVLNQSDDFWSKSYLSALFHDFGKVADNFQDVMHAKKKYDTNYIRHEFLSGMILLAYNISEYQKEPNSLFAVFSHHKPLTDELFREQDSKADIRIDENNLKNLFVWFNQQLKNHHLKELPADLGKNILKQFQKNDDGINFLYYKFTKFFDNFRKNIGINAFHTRKEYILYKALLNIADWTASAHQELPKGLIFTQDFLRDKIVEKLREDGKIQIANKFNFRRFQLESIRQGSVLAIAPTGSGKTEAALLWASQKKEFEKIIYLLPTRVTSNAIYQRLISYFHKSNCAVVHSSAFLFRKNLEDGFSKGDYLKDKTFFKNVSVCTIDQVLTQGFNLGFWEIKTFHLLKAKVIIDEVHLYEPYTLGLLIATIKYLKKEFETEFYIMTATMPKQLQNLLQKTLDISDEGIIKDSELLEQARNTFEVRDALIDELDSEIKSELSQKKKVLLVVNTVDEAIRLYEKYKNSCENVICFHSRFIQKDRLEKEARILELEKSNEQVLLIATQVVEVSLDIDFDVLFTENAPIDAIIQRAGRVNRKRLKDYSKVVVFKHQSITEEAIYNKENFLSRTFDELKKLHGKKLTEAQLIELVEKVYENYNINEDKYYKKGLEAYQKIQRDNLHFIKDNLGLEESYTREGLDSENIIPDVFQEKLVGASIFEKSRYELAITRKRMLSGKIIKDTEHQWIKYFECDYDEHTGLKFKKKAGNQSTIL